One Caulobacter segnis genomic window carries:
- a CDS encoding DUF6118 family protein yields MEQGGGPADPADAAAAFEALRREVALLNVAVAGLAAERSPVPDYSETLGEIAKGVSVAVGRLGRLLASPAFVQSPADLARQIAAAGDEARRQDRAAVREAQEALLRSARDLDGWIDRARLTSLQNWRLVQAAAVGVIAGTIFYASVPTMIVNAAPAAWAWPEKRAAHILRRDMWSAGERLQAEADPKRWRALHAVKSCDRVSPEPTVRPSCVRQRQ; encoded by the coding sequence ATGGAGCAAGGTGGAGGACCGGCAGATCCGGCCGATGCGGCGGCGGCGTTCGAGGCGCTACGTCGGGAAGTGGCGTTGCTGAATGTCGCCGTGGCTGGATTGGCGGCGGAGCGGTCTCCGGTGCCGGACTACAGCGAGACGCTGGGCGAGATCGCCAAGGGCGTGTCGGTGGCGGTCGGACGGCTTGGCAGGTTGCTGGCCAGTCCCGCCTTTGTCCAGAGCCCGGCTGATCTCGCGCGGCAGATCGCGGCGGCGGGCGACGAAGCCAGGCGGCAGGACCGCGCGGCGGTTCGTGAGGCCCAGGAGGCGCTTTTGCGCTCGGCTCGTGATCTCGATGGATGGATTGATCGTGCGCGGCTGACCAGCTTGCAGAACTGGCGGCTGGTTCAGGCGGCGGCGGTTGGCGTCATCGCGGGCACAATTTTTTATGCGAGTGTCCCGACCATGATCGTCAATGCCGCGCCAGCCGCTTGGGCATGGCCGGAGAAAAGGGCGGCGCACATTCTACGCCGCGACATGTGGTCCGCCGGAGAGCGCTTGCAGGCGGAAGCGGACCCTAAACGTTGGCGAGCCCTTCACGCGGTCAAAAGCTGTGATCGCGTAAGCCCGGAGCCCACCGTTCGTCCGTCGTGCGTTCGCCAACGACAGTAA